Proteins encoded by one window of Culicoides brevitarsis isolate CSIRO-B50_1 chromosome 2, AGI_CSIRO_Cbre_v1, whole genome shotgun sequence:
- the LOC134830004 gene encoding uncharacterized protein LOC134830004 isoform X1 produces MDGMQQLDQTPLPPNWECRFDSRTGRYYFVNLFTKSTTWDDPRARFRTAQISSESIPLQPMHASPYHVYPTSNYPAQTAFQNPPSGVPSVNNSPQFNLKRQQLEMSPIIRSTPHTPRSQHRSVAPRKSIQETSFSSQVAETDTEAVVSKINTMFPTVPETHIRSLLKKYHNREAVVISALQVEKHPITTPGPYTPPPIRNFHTAATAATCVSAFQKTPPSVHRGSSAVGINYSHFDSRNASPVTRPASVASNAPTVCMSMVEKHGGGGISCGSPRFEGGFRMSPKPHSSPKMKLRYVKGLFPKAEETIILDVLANVDNNVQKASERLVTMGYQKKDVVAANKAALKKKEVEQQEREEKLLLTPKPVRVKTIEEKRKIRQKLQTQFPDIPERVVLMALESVEYSEERAIQILNIVMQEDNPKTSSTEKIKQESEVENNEPLSSSSSSVATKTTPSQAATTSNMRKTESCATTALLSGESRSSSHYGMLETMEELPSSSPSYEDFLTSSLETSPEEKNAKARFPKTQLYHLKAQSKVPEKDVTDHKTEATSLDEPLKKIHISPYAAGPNPDLRNGPNDELLLSDYMTWNGANPDLSNGSKSQARGPDKNLLSERTYVARGSKKELWKGPSSLAKGSMYAQLSRPDVVCN; encoded by the exons ATGGATGGGATGCAGCAACTTGATCAAACTCCCCTTCCGCCAAATTGGGAGTGCAGATTTGACTCCAGAACCGGAAGATA TTATTTCGTGAATCTTTTCACAAAATCAACGACTTGGGATGATCCACGAGCGAGATTCAGAACTGCTCAGATCTCCTCCGAGAGTATTCCGTTACAG CCAATGCATGCGAGCCCGTATCATGTTTATCCCACGAGTAATTATCCGGCCCAAACCGCTTTTCAAAACCCTCCATCTGGTGTGCCAAGTGTCAATAACAGTCCACAGTTTAATTTAAAGCGACAGCAGCTC gaaATGTCTCCGATCATTCGTTCAACCCCGCATACGCCTCGCAGCCAACATCGGAGTGTCGCGCCACGCAAAAGCATCCAAGAAACGTCTTTTTCGAGTCAAGTTGCCGAAACGGACACGGAAGCGGTTGTCTCGAAAATCAATACGATGTTCCCTACTGTGCCAGAAACCCATATTCGGTCGTTGTTGAAGAA ATATCACAATCGTGAAGCTGTCGTCATTTCCGCCTTGCAAGTCGAAAAACATCCCATTACGACGCCCGGTCCTTACACTCCGCCGCCAATTCGTAATTTTCACACGGCAGCGACAGCAGCAACTTGCGTCTCGGCATTCCAAAAGACGCCGCCATCCGTTCATCGAGGCTCGTCAGCGGTTGGGATCAATTACAGTCACTTTGATTCGCGAAATGCGTCGCCCGTGACGAGACCAGCGAGTGTTGCGAGTAATGCGCCGACCGTTTGCATGTCGATGGTTGAGAAACACGGCGGCGGAGGCATAAGTTGTGGTTCGCCGCGGTTCGAGGGAGGCTTTCGGATGTCGCCGAAGCCGCATTCGTCGCCAAAGATGAAGTTGAG atatgTCAAAGGATTGTTCCCAAAAGCGGAGGAAACTATAATTTTGGATGTCTTGGCGAATGTTGACAATAACGTGCAAAAAGCTTCCGAACGACTTGTTACGATGGGATACCAAAAGAAGGATGTTGTCGCAGCGAATAAGGCAGCGCTGAAGAAAAAAGAGGTTGAACAGCAGGAACGAGAGGAGAAATTGCTTCTTACGCCGAAGCCTGTTCGCGTCAAAACTATcgaagaaaaacgaaaaa ttcgtcAAAAACTTCAAACGCAATTCCCCGACATTCCCGAACGAGTTGTTCTCATGGCCCTCGAAAGCGTCGAATACTCCGAAGAACGTGCAATCCAAATCCTCAACATTGTCATGCAAGAAGACAATCCCAAAACTTCGTCTactgaaaaaatcaaacaagaaTCCGAAGTCGAAAATAACGAACCATTGag ttcaagttcAAGTTCCGTCGCAACGAAAACCACTCCGAGccaagcagcaacaacaagcaACATGCGAAAAACGGAAAGTTGTGCAACGACCGCCTTGCTTTCCGGCGAATCACGCTCCTCATCGCACTACGGGATGCTGGAAACGATGGAAGAATTGCCTTCGTCGTCGCCGTCGTACGAGGATTTCCTCACGTCATCGTTGGAAACGTCGCCCGAGGAGAAAAATGCGAAAGCGCGTTTCCCGAAAACGCAACTTTATCACCTCAA aGCGCAATCAAAAGTCCCTGAAAAGGATGTCACCGATCACAAAACCGAAGCAACTTCCTTGGATGAGCCTTTGAAGAAGATCCATATTAGTCCTTATGCCGCCGGACCTAATCCTGATTTACGAAATGGGCCTAATGATGAACTTttgct ctcGGATTACATGACCTGGAATGGCGCCAATCCCGATTTGAGTAACGGATCAAAGTCCCAAGCACGCGGTCCTGACAAGAATCTCCTCTCGGAACGTACTTATGTGGCACGTGGCAGCAAGAAGGAGCTCTGGAAGGGTCCCTCATCGTTGGCAAAGGGCAGTATGTACGCCCAATTAAGTCGTCCCGATGTTGTTTGTAACTGA
- the LOC134830005 gene encoding multifunctional methyltransferase subunit TRM112-like protein yields MKLLTYNFLTSKCIRGVKVGYPLKLHVEEKKEVQAEFNPEFITKTLPRLEWPAIYAAAQTVNCSENLPQSIDENVCKDQDFLKNVHHVLLEIDIVKGNLECPETGRLFPISDGIPNMLLNEHEV; encoded by the exons ATGAAACTCTTAACTTACAACTTCTTGACGTCGAAATGCATTCGCGGTGTTAAAGTTGGATATCCATTAAAACTGCAC GtcgaagaaaagaaagaagttCAAGCCGAATTCAATCCCGAGTTCATCACAAAAACCCTCCCACGGTTAGAATGGCCCGCGATTTATGCAGCAGCTCAAAct gtaaattgCAGTGAAAACCTCCCCCAATCCATTGACGAAAACGTGTGCAAAGACCAAGatttcctcaaaaatgtcCATCATGTGCTCTTGGAGATCGACATCGTCAAAGGAAATCTCGAATGTCCCGAAACCGGCAGACTTTTCCCCATTTCCGATGGAATTCCGAACATGTTACTGAACGAACATGaagtttaa
- the LOC134830004 gene encoding uncharacterized protein LOC134830004 isoform X2, with the protein MDGMQQLDQTPLPPNWECRFDSRTGRYYFVNLFTKSTTWDDPRARFRTAQISSESIPLQPMHASPYHVYPTSNYPAQTAFQNPPSGVPSVNNSPQFNLKRQQLEMSPIIRSTPHTPRSQHRSVAPRKSIQETSFSSQVAETDTEAVVSKINTMFPTVPETHIRSLLKKYHNREAVVISALQVEKHPITTPGPYTPPPIRNFHTAATAATCVSAFQKTPPSVHRGSSAVGINYSHFDSRNASPVTRPASVASNAPTVCMSMVEKHGGGGISCGSPRFEGGFRMSPKPHSSPKMKLRYVKGLFPKAEETIILDVLANVDNNVQKASERLVTMGYQKKDVVAANKAALKKKEVEQQEREEKLLLTPKPVRVKTIEEKRKIRQKLQTQFPDIPERVVLMALESVEYSEERAIQILNIVMQEDNPKTSSTEKIKQESEVENNEPLRAQSKVPEKDVTDHKTEATSLDEPLKKIHISPYAAGPNPDLRNGPNDELLLSDYMTWNGANPDLSNGSKSQARGPDKNLLSERTYVARGSKKELWKGPSSLAKGSMYAQLSRPDVVCN; encoded by the exons ATGGATGGGATGCAGCAACTTGATCAAACTCCCCTTCCGCCAAATTGGGAGTGCAGATTTGACTCCAGAACCGGAAGATA TTATTTCGTGAATCTTTTCACAAAATCAACGACTTGGGATGATCCACGAGCGAGATTCAGAACTGCTCAGATCTCCTCCGAGAGTATTCCGTTACAG CCAATGCATGCGAGCCCGTATCATGTTTATCCCACGAGTAATTATCCGGCCCAAACCGCTTTTCAAAACCCTCCATCTGGTGTGCCAAGTGTCAATAACAGTCCACAGTTTAATTTAAAGCGACAGCAGCTC gaaATGTCTCCGATCATTCGTTCAACCCCGCATACGCCTCGCAGCCAACATCGGAGTGTCGCGCCACGCAAAAGCATCCAAGAAACGTCTTTTTCGAGTCAAGTTGCCGAAACGGACACGGAAGCGGTTGTCTCGAAAATCAATACGATGTTCCCTACTGTGCCAGAAACCCATATTCGGTCGTTGTTGAAGAA ATATCACAATCGTGAAGCTGTCGTCATTTCCGCCTTGCAAGTCGAAAAACATCCCATTACGACGCCCGGTCCTTACACTCCGCCGCCAATTCGTAATTTTCACACGGCAGCGACAGCAGCAACTTGCGTCTCGGCATTCCAAAAGACGCCGCCATCCGTTCATCGAGGCTCGTCAGCGGTTGGGATCAATTACAGTCACTTTGATTCGCGAAATGCGTCGCCCGTGACGAGACCAGCGAGTGTTGCGAGTAATGCGCCGACCGTTTGCATGTCGATGGTTGAGAAACACGGCGGCGGAGGCATAAGTTGTGGTTCGCCGCGGTTCGAGGGAGGCTTTCGGATGTCGCCGAAGCCGCATTCGTCGCCAAAGATGAAGTTGAG atatgTCAAAGGATTGTTCCCAAAAGCGGAGGAAACTATAATTTTGGATGTCTTGGCGAATGTTGACAATAACGTGCAAAAAGCTTCCGAACGACTTGTTACGATGGGATACCAAAAGAAGGATGTTGTCGCAGCGAATAAGGCAGCGCTGAAGAAAAAAGAGGTTGAACAGCAGGAACGAGAGGAGAAATTGCTTCTTACGCCGAAGCCTGTTCGCGTCAAAACTATcgaagaaaaacgaaaaa ttcgtcAAAAACTTCAAACGCAATTCCCCGACATTCCCGAACGAGTTGTTCTCATGGCCCTCGAAAGCGTCGAATACTCCGAAGAACGTGCAATCCAAATCCTCAACATTGTCATGCAAGAAGACAATCCCAAAACTTCGTCTactgaaaaaatcaaacaagaaTCCGAAGTCGAAAATAACGAACCATTGag aGCGCAATCAAAAGTCCCTGAAAAGGATGTCACCGATCACAAAACCGAAGCAACTTCCTTGGATGAGCCTTTGAAGAAGATCCATATTAGTCCTTATGCCGCCGGACCTAATCCTGATTTACGAAATGGGCCTAATGATGAACTTttgct ctcGGATTACATGACCTGGAATGGCGCCAATCCCGATTTGAGTAACGGATCAAAGTCCCAAGCACGCGGTCCTGACAAGAATCTCCTCTCGGAACGTACTTATGTGGCACGTGGCAGCAAGAAGGAGCTCTGGAAGGGTCCCTCATCGTTGGCAAAGGGCAGTATGTACGCCCAATTAAGTCGTCCCGATGTTGTTTGTAACTGA
- the LOC134831107 gene encoding probable peroxisomal acyl-coenzyme A oxidase 1: MFNVDKINTMAKKVNPDIAKERKKCTFDVEEMACWWNNGAQKLKEKREREQFFLNDPELNDKVPYYFKSHTEKYEESVRKAVVICRKIKELQDQGKDGVDNYMALLGGLLGSGLIEEGNPLSVHYVMFLPALMGHGTTMQQAEWMSKAWTCQIVGTYAQTELGHGTFIRGLETTATYDPATKEFVLNSPTLTSLKWWPGGLGHTANYCIVIAQLWSKGKCHGIHPFIVQLRDEETHMPLPGIQIGEIGAKLGFNTVNNGYLGFKNVRIPREQMLMKNAKITEDGEFIKPKASVLTYGTMMFVRVVIIRDMASYLSKAVTIAIRYSCVRRQSQINPKEPEIQIIDHVTQQNKLFVPLASVMAFKVASDYLWDLYNQVTHELEGGNLDRLPELHAIACCLKAVCTADTAKYVEACRLACGGHGYLHCSGFPATYAMVTAASTYEGENTVLLLQTARYLVKMWSEALNGRALVPTVAYLEHAVKNNGQKVKWDQSFAGMIAALQGIAAGKLKNVFGKVEVWKSRGLTQEEAANKCSIELASTADAHCRAFLVQSSYVMINQACRDVSPALGDVLKHIIELFAVDTCIKSLADLQRYTTITETDINNLQTTLENLLAKIRPNAVSIVDGFDIPDKVLGSALGVYDGNVYEKLFEEAQKSPMNQEPVNKSFHLYLKPFMKSNL, from the exons atgtttaatgttgACAAAATTAATACCATGGCGAAGAAGGTGAATCCCGATATCGCCAAGGAACGGAAAAAGTGCACTTTCGACGTTGAGGAAATGGCCTGTTGGTGGAATAATGGCGCTCAAAAGCTCAAGGAGAAACGCGAAAGAG aacaatttttcttgaatgatCCGGAGTTGAATGACAAAGTGCCGTATTATTTCAAGTCACATACcgaaaaatacgaagaaaGTGTGAGAAAAGCTGTCGTTATTTGCAGAAAAATCAAAGAGTTGCAAGATCAAGGCAAAGATGGTGTTGACAATTACAT gGCTCTTTTGGGAGGTCTTCTTGGCTCCGGTCTCATCGAAGAAGGAAATCCGTTGAGTGTTCATTATGTCATGTTCCTTCCGGCACTCATGGGACACGGAACAACGATGCAACAAGCCGAATGGATGAGCAAAGCATGGACTTGTCAGATAGTAGGAACGTATGCGCAAACCGAACTCGGGCACGGAACCTTCATTCGAGGCTTGGAAACGACAGCAACGTACGATCCAGCGACAAAAGAGTTCGTTTTGAACAGTCCGACGCTCACATCGCTCAAATGGTGGCCCGGAGGCTTGGGACATACCGCAAATTATTGCATTGTCATCGCCCAGCTGTGGAGCAAAGGAAAATGTCACGGAATTCATCCCTTTATTGTGCAGCTGCGCGACGAGGAAACGCACATGCCGCTGCCCGGCATCCAAATTGGCGAAATTGGAGCAAAATTGGGCTTCAATACCGTCAATAACGGCTATTTGGGGTTCAAAAATGTGCGGATACCACGCGAACAGATGCTCATGAAGAACGCCAAAATTACCGAG gatGGTGAATTCATCAAACCAAAAGCCTCCGTCCTGACCTACGGAACAATGATGTTTGTGCGTGTCGTCATCATCCGCGACATGGCTTCATACCTTTCGAAGGCAGTAACTATCGCAATTCGCTATTCCTGCGTTCGTCGTCAGAGTCAAATCAACCCCAAAGAGCCCGAAATTCAAATTATCGACCATGTCACGcaacaaaataaacttttcgtACCTTTAGCGAGCGTCATGGCATTCAAAGTTGCCTCAGATTATCTATGGGATT tgtACAATCAAGTAACGCACGAATTGGAGGGCGGAAATCTAGATCGTTTGCCGGAACTTCATGCGATTGCGTGTTGTTTGAAGGCTGTTTGCACCGCAGATACCGCAAAATACGTCGAGGCGTGTCGTTTGGCATGCGGCGGGCACGGGTACTTGCATTGTTCGGGCTTTCCAGCGACATATGCGATG GTGACAGCTGCGAGCACATATGAAGGCGAAAACACCGTTTTATTGCTGCAAACCGCCCGTTATTTGGTTAAAATGTGGAGCGAGGCCCTAAATGGGCGTGCACTTGTACCAACAGTCGCTTATCTCGAACACGCCGTCAAAAATAACggacaaaaagtgaaatggGATCAAAGTTTCGCCGGAATGATCGCCGCGTTGCAGGGAATTGCTGCGGGAAAACTCAAAAACGTCTTCGGCAAAGTCGAGGTTTGGAAATCGCGTGGTTTGACGCAGGAAGAGGCAGCGAATAAATGTTCAATTGAACTCGCATCGACCGCAGATGCCCATTGTCGCGCATTTTTGGTGCAATCGAGCTATGTGATGATCAATCAAGCATGTCGCGATGTCTCTCCCGCACTCGGGGACGTGCTGAAACACATAATTGAGCTATTTGCCGTTGATACGTGCATTAAATCGCTCGCTGATTTACAAaga tacacAACCATCACGGAAACGGATATCAACAACCTTCAAACGACATTGGAGAACTTGCTGGCAAAGATTCGACCCAATGCCGTGAGCATCGTCGATGGTTTCGACATCCCCGATAAAGTTCTGGGCTCCGCGCTGGGCGTTTACGACGGAAATGTCTACGAAAAACTCTTCGAAGAGGCCCAAAAAAGCCCGATGAACCAAGAACCTGTCAACAAATCATTCCATTTGTATCTAAAACCGTTCATGAAGTCAAATCTTTGA
- the LOC134831108 gene encoding protein shisa-5 has protein sequence MGFVKYIAYAIAIFIFISLCSICFKRRKRSSGVIFTTVQAVPVQNQTVAVAPGTTYVAHQAPYPTQAPPIVATVVAPSQSMPPMGMPQPYHGVPQGPPQMQMPMPYGQPAVTQFASPPPYDQVVREPYQQQSPYNPNYAGN, from the exons ATGGGATTTGTGAAGTATATTGCGTACGCAATTGCTATCTTTATCTTCATTTCCTTGTGCAGTATTTGTTTCAAAAGACGTAAAAGGAGCTCGGGAGTCATTTTTACGA ctgtTCAAGCAGTTCCTGTGCAGAATCAGACTGTAGCAGTAGCTCCCGGAACCACATACGTCGCTCATCAAGCACCTTATCCAACGCAGGCACCTCCGATAGTCGCTACTGTAGTCGCTCCGAGTCAATCTATGCCTCCAATGGGGATGCCACAAcc ctatCATGGGGTTCCTCAAGGTCCTCCTCAGATGCAAATGCCGATGCC atacGGACAACCTGCAGTTACTCAATTCGCTTCTCCGCCCCCTTATGACCAAGTCGTGAGAGAACCTTACCAACAACAGAGCCCTTATAACCCTAATTACGctggaaattaa